One Stegostoma tigrinum isolate sSteTig4 chromosome 22, sSteTig4.hap1, whole genome shotgun sequence DNA segment encodes these proteins:
- the sox9a gene encoding transcription factor SOX-9a: MNLLNPFLKMTEEHEKTLSDVPSPTMSEESSDSPCVSGAGSDAENGKPGENSPDELRAQSLDSKKDEDDKFPACIREAVTQVLKGYDWTLVPMPVRVNGSSKTKPHVKRPMNAFMVWAQAARRKLADQYPHLHNAELSKTLGKLWRLLNEGEKRPFVEEAERLRVQHKKDHPDYKYQPRRRKSVKNGQGENEEGAEQTHITPNALFKALQADSPHSASSLSDVHSPGEHSGQSQGPPTPPTTPKTEVQPGKPDLKREGRPLQEGGRQPHIDFSNVDIGELSSEVMSNIETFDVNEFDQYLPPNGHPGVPVTHNGHAQNAQATYTGSYGISSTSVTQAAHPWLSKQHSMTSLASEQGQQQRTHIKTEQLSPSHYNEQQHSPQQINYGSFNMQHYSSSYPSIPRTQYEYSDHQSTNSYYSHAAGQTTGLYSTFAYMSPSQRPMYTPIADTTGVPSIPQTHSPQHWEQPVYTQLTRP, encoded by the exons ATGAATCTCCTCAATCCCTTCCTGAAAATGACAGAAGAACACGAGAAAACTCTCTCCGACGTACCCAGCCCGACCATGTCCGAGGAATCGTCCGATTCCCCGTGTGTATCCGGGGCTGGCTCGGACGCTGAGAACGGCAAACCGGGCGAGAACAGCCCGGACGAGCTCCGCGCTCAGAGTCTGGATTCCAAGAAAGACGAAGACGACAAGTTCCCGGCGTGTATCCGGGAGGCGGTGACCCAGGTGCTGAAAGGATACGACTGGACCCTGGTCCCCATGCCTGTCCGCGTCAATGGCTCGTCCAAAACCAAACCTCATGTCAAAAGACCGATGAACGCCTTCATGGTGTGGGCTCAAGCGGCGCGGAGGAAACTCGCCGACCAGTACCCTCATCTACACAACGCCGAACTCAGCAAAACCCTCGGCAAACTATGGAG ATTGCTGAACGAGGGCGAAAAGCGTCCTTTCGTGGAGGAAGCCGAGCGCCTGAGAGTACAACATAAAAAGGACCATCCTGACTACAAGTACCAGCCGAGGCGGAGGAAGTCAGTGAAGAACGGGCAGGGAGAGAACGAGGAAGGAGCCGAGCAAACCCATATCACCCCCAACGCCTTGTTCAAAGCCCTGCAGGCGGACTCTCCACATTCAGCCTCCAGCCTGAGCGACGTGCATTCCCCCGGAGAGCACTCAG GGCAGTCTCAAGGaccaccaacacctcccaccacTCCCAAGACAGAAGTTCAGCCCGGTAAACCTGATCTGAAGCGTGAAGGTCGCCCCCTTCAGGAAGGAGGGAGACAGCCTCACATTGATTTCAGCAATGTGGACATTGGAGAACTCAGCAGCGAAGTCATGTCGAACATAGAGACTTTCGATGTCAATGAGTTTGACCAGTACCTCCCACCAAACGGGCATCCAGGAGTTCCAGTCACCCACAATGGCCATGCACAGAATGCTCAGGCCACCTACACAGGCAGCTATGGGATTAGCAGCACTTCAGTCACCCAGGCTGCCCACCCTTGGTTGTCCAAGCAGCATTCAATGACCAGCCTCGCCAGTGAGCAGGGACAGCAGCAGAGGACACACATCAAGACAGAGCAGCTGAGCCCCAGCCACTACAATGAGCAGCAACATTCTCCACAACAAATCAACTACGGCTCCTTCAATATGCAACACTACAGTTCATCTTATCCATCCATTCCTCGCACCCAGTATGAATATTCAGACCACCAGAGCACCAATTCCTATTATAGCCACGCTGCAGGGCAGACCACAGGCCTGTACTCCACCTTCGCCTACATGAGTCCATCCCAACGCCCCATGTACACACCCATTGCCGACACCACAGGAGTCCCttccattccccaaacccacagTCCGCAGCACTGGGAGCAACCAGTCTACACACAGCTGACCAGACCTTAA